Proteins from one Mycobacterium sp. SMC-2 genomic window:
- a CDS encoding GAP family protein, whose protein sequence is MAASWGTVLTGLVPLGLVISLSPLTVIPAVLVLQAPRPRPSGLAFLGGWLLSLAALTAVSVAASGLLGGLDKSPPRWSSWLRVVFGSALIVFGIYRWLNRHGHSESPAWMRSFASIAPRRAGMIGAVLAVVRPDVALICIPAGLGIGTSGLGVVGDWVAAAFFVAIAASSVAIPILAYAAAGSRLDDTLARLKDWMDRNNAALLAAVLVLIGAMVLYHGVDAL, encoded by the coding sequence ATGGCGGCAAGCTGGGGCACCGTGCTCACGGGGCTCGTTCCGCTTGGCCTGGTCATCTCGCTCTCGCCGCTCACGGTCATCCCGGCGGTACTCGTCTTGCAGGCGCCTCGGCCGCGGCCGAGCGGGCTTGCCTTCCTCGGCGGCTGGTTGCTGAGCCTGGCCGCGCTGACGGCGGTTTCCGTCGCGGCCTCCGGCCTGCTCGGCGGACTGGACAAGTCCCCGCCGCGGTGGTCCTCGTGGCTGCGCGTGGTCTTCGGGTCCGCGCTGATCGTGTTCGGCATCTACCGGTGGCTGAACCGGCACGGCCACTCCGAGTCACCGGCCTGGATGCGCTCGTTCGCCAGCATCGCCCCGCGCCGCGCCGGGATGATCGGGGCGGTGCTTGCCGTGGTGCGGCCGGATGTGGCGCTCATCTGCATCCCGGCCGGGTTGGGCATCGGCACCAGCGGGCTCGGCGTTGTCGGTGACTGGGTGGCCGCCGCGTTCTTCGTCGCCATCGCGGCGTCAAGCGTCGCGATCCCGATCTTGGCCTATGCGGCCGCCGGCAGCCGCCTCGACGACACGCTGGCAAGGCTCAAAGACTGGATGGACCGCAACAACGCCGCCCTGCTCGCGGCAGTCCTGGTTCTGATCGGTGCGATGGTGCTCTACCACGGCGTTGACGCCTTATAG
- a CDS encoding bifunctional phosphatase PAP2/diacylglycerol kinase family protein: MKRRPWQRARGIKQITQGLGTLDREVFEAIAETHTPLLDAVMPPLTRAADNSKLWFVIAAVLMASGKQSAQRGATRGVVTLAATSLLTNQVAKRIRRRTRPGYELVPLVRQVGRRPTSNSFPSGHSASAAAFAVGVGLENPMLGFGLALLAGLVGLSRVVTGAHYPGDVIAGFGIGAGMAVLGGRLVPPIVETALPKTEPLRVAAPERPDGAGVVLVINPESGSGTGARVVDEVRDALPKVDIRELGPDDDPAEVLREAAARAEVIAVGGGDGTVATAAGVAVEAGLPLAVFPAGTFNHFAKDIGCDTVAKTVDAIRRGSVACVDLVCLNESQMVLNTASIGAYPAFVQQREKLEKRVGKPLAGLYAMLHTLRHDEPVRISYDNKTLLTSLFFLGNSLYLPTGFAPSRRTRMDDGLIDVRMLEAGRRFSRSRILAALALGRLERSPLYHELQVPEFAFTAVDGPTVIACDGEVGDEYEKASFTAKYRILPVFRPCD; encoded by the coding sequence ATGAAGAGGCGGCCCTGGCAACGCGCGCGCGGCATCAAACAGATCACCCAGGGGCTGGGCACCCTCGACCGCGAGGTCTTCGAAGCGATCGCCGAGACGCACACCCCGCTGCTGGACGCGGTCATGCCACCGCTGACCCGGGCCGCGGACAACTCCAAGCTGTGGTTCGTCATCGCCGCGGTCCTGATGGCCTCGGGAAAGCAAAGCGCCCAGCGCGGCGCCACGCGCGGCGTCGTGACGCTCGCGGCCACCAGCCTGCTCACCAACCAGGTCGCCAAACGCATACGCCGCCGCACGCGTCCCGGGTACGAACTGGTGCCGCTGGTCAGGCAGGTCGGCCGCCGCCCGACGTCGAACTCCTTCCCGTCGGGCCATTCCGCGAGCGCCGCCGCGTTCGCCGTCGGGGTGGGTCTGGAGAATCCGATGCTGGGTTTCGGGCTGGCGTTGCTGGCCGGGCTGGTCGGGCTGTCGCGGGTGGTGACAGGCGCGCATTACCCGGGCGACGTCATCGCCGGGTTCGGCATCGGGGCGGGGATGGCGGTCCTGGGCGGTCGGCTCGTTCCGCCGATCGTCGAAACCGCCCTGCCAAAGACCGAACCGCTTCGAGTCGCGGCGCCCGAACGGCCCGACGGCGCCGGGGTGGTGCTGGTCATCAATCCGGAATCGGGCAGCGGCACAGGGGCGCGCGTCGTCGACGAGGTACGCGACGCGCTGCCGAAGGTGGACATCCGGGAGCTGGGCCCCGACGACGACCCGGCGGAGGTCTTGCGCGAGGCCGCCGCGCGCGCCGAGGTGATCGCGGTCGGCGGCGGCGACGGGACGGTGGCCACCGCGGCGGGCGTGGCCGTCGAGGCCGGGCTGCCGCTGGCCGTGTTTCCGGCCGGGACCTTCAACCACTTCGCGAAGGACATCGGCTGCGACACCGTGGCCAAGACCGTCGACGCGATCCGCCGCGGCAGCGTGGCATGCGTGGACCTGGTGTGCCTCAACGAAAGTCAGATGGTCCTCAACACGGCGAGCATCGGCGCCTACCCGGCCTTCGTGCAGCAGCGCGAAAAACTGGAGAAACGCGTCGGCAAGCCGTTGGCCGGTCTCTACGCGATGCTGCACACGCTCCGCCACGACGAGCCCGTCCGGATCTCCTACGACAACAAGACGCTGCTGACGTCGCTGTTTTTCCTCGGCAACTCGCTGTACCTGCCGACCGGGTTCGCCCCGTCGCGGCGGACGCGCATGGATGACGGCCTGATCGACGTCCGCATGCTCGAAGCGGGACGGCGGTTCTCGCGCAGCAGGATCCTGGCCGCGCTCGCGCTCGGGCGATTGGAGCGCAGCCCGCTCTATCACGAACTGCAGGTGCCCGAATTCGCCTTCACCGCCGTCGACGGCCCGACGGTCATCGCGTGCGACGGGGAGGTCGGCGACGAATACGAGAAGGCGAGCTTCACCGCCAAATACCGGATCCTTCCGGTGTTCCGCCCCTGCGACTAG
- a CDS encoding Ig-like domain-containing protein: MRADVRCVLAVVGLAASVVAGPTGTSMAAVNQPHDFTIASVLPARGATVGVAHPVVVTFTAPVANRHAAERAVGVKSTPEMTGSFEWLDNKVVQWVPDHYWPAHSTVALSVEGRSTEFKTGPKVVGVANITDHTFKVTIDGVDAAPLPAPHHRPHFGEEGVLPASMGRPEFPTPVGNYTVLSKERSVLMDSSSVGIPVDDPNGYLLNVDYAVRITNRGLFVHSAPWAVRSLGLENVSHGCISLSPEDAEWYYNTVNVGDPVIVKENNNLWERPPS; the protein is encoded by the coding sequence ATGCGGGCGGACGTTCGGTGTGTTCTTGCGGTGGTCGGGCTCGCTGCGAGCGTGGTTGCGGGTCCAACTGGCACCAGCATGGCGGCGGTGAACCAACCGCATGACTTCACCATCGCGTCGGTCCTGCCGGCGCGGGGTGCCACCGTGGGTGTGGCGCACCCCGTGGTCGTGACTTTCACCGCGCCCGTGGCGAACCGGCACGCCGCCGAGCGCGCGGTCGGCGTCAAATCGACGCCGGAGATGACCGGCAGCTTCGAATGGTTGGACAACAAGGTTGTGCAGTGGGTTCCGGACCACTACTGGCCGGCGCACAGCACGGTGGCGCTTTCGGTCGAGGGCCGGTCGACGGAATTCAAAACGGGCCCGAAGGTCGTCGGGGTCGCCAACATCACCGACCACACTTTCAAAGTGACCATCGACGGGGTCGATGCCGCGCCCCTACCGGCGCCGCACCACCGGCCCCACTTCGGCGAAGAGGGCGTGTTGCCGGCGTCCATGGGTCGGCCTGAGTTCCCGACGCCGGTCGGCAACTACACCGTCTTGTCCAAAGAGCGCTCGGTGCTTATGGATTCGAGCAGTGTCGGCATCCCCGTCGACGACCCCAACGGTTACCTACTCAACGTGGATTACGCCGTCCGGATCACCAACCGCGGCCTGTTCGTGCATTCCGCTCCGTGGGCCGTGCGATCACTGGGGCTGGAGAATGTCAGCCACGGCTGCATCAGCCTCAGCCCCGAAGACGCCGAGTGGTACTACAACACGGTCAATGTCGGCGACCCGGTGATCGTCAAGGAAAACAACAATCTGTGGGAGAGGCCCCCTTCTTAA
- a CDS encoding FGGY family carbohydrate kinase, translating to MTLVAGIDSSTQSCKVLICDAATGEVVREGTAGHAQGTEIAPAAWEAAAREAITAAGGLDGVEAIAVGAQQHGMVCLDGAGRVVRPALLWNDLRSADAARALVDELGGPGAWAQAVGVVPLAAVTVAKLRWLADHEPRHADRTAAVCLPHDWLTWRLRGDTDIAELTTDRSDASGTGYYDAARGHYRVDLLELAMRGRRPRLPAVLGPSAATVSGTTTFGAGLGDNAAAALGLGAGEGDVIVSVGTSGVVAAVTADPVRDEAGFVAGFADGTGRYLPLVCTLNGARVLDAAAAMLGVDHTGLSELALSAPPGSAGLVLVPYLQGERTPNRPNASGALHGLRVANATPANLARAAVEGLLCALADGLAHLTAHGVVPRRILLIGGGAQSRALREIAPAVFGVPVLAPTPAQYVALGAARQAAWALSGAPRPPGWKPPRTEEYTADPTPEVLGRYARVRDLTEGA from the coding sequence ATGACGCTGGTCGCCGGCATCGACTCGTCGACCCAGTCCTGCAAGGTGCTCATCTGCGATGCCGCGACCGGCGAGGTGGTTCGCGAGGGCACGGCCGGCCACGCGCAAGGAACCGAAATCGCCCCGGCCGCATGGGAAGCCGCCGCCCGGGAGGCGATCACGGCTGCGGGCGGGCTGGACGGCGTGGAGGCGATCGCGGTCGGCGCGCAGCAACACGGCATGGTGTGCCTCGACGGGGCGGGCCGGGTGGTGCGGCCCGCGCTGCTGTGGAACGACCTGCGGTCGGCGGACGCGGCGCGCGCGCTCGTCGACGAGCTCGGCGGCCCGGGCGCGTGGGCCCAGGCCGTCGGCGTCGTGCCACTGGCCGCGGTCACGGTGGCCAAGCTGCGCTGGCTCGCCGACCACGAGCCACGGCACGCGGACCGCACGGCGGCCGTCTGCCTGCCGCACGACTGGCTGACGTGGCGGCTGCGCGGCGACACCGACATCGCGGAGCTCACCACCGATCGCAGCGACGCCAGCGGCACCGGTTACTACGACGCCGCGCGCGGCCACTACCGCGTCGACCTGCTGGAGCTGGCCATGCGTGGTCGCCGCCCGCGGCTGCCCGCGGTGCTGGGCCCGTCGGCCGCAACCGTCAGTGGCACAACCACATTCGGCGCGGGGCTCGGGGACAACGCCGCCGCGGCGCTGGGCCTCGGCGCCGGCGAGGGCGACGTCATCGTCTCGGTCGGGACGTCGGGGGTGGTGGCCGCGGTCACCGCCGACCCGGTCCGCGACGAGGCTGGCTTCGTCGCGGGATTCGCCGACGGCACCGGCCGCTACCTCCCGCTGGTCTGCACGCTCAACGGCGCGCGGGTGCTCGACGCGGCCGCCGCCATGCTGGGGGTCGACCACACCGGGCTGTCGGAGCTCGCGCTGTCGGCGCCGCCGGGCAGCGCGGGGCTGGTCCTGGTGCCCTACCTGCAGGGTGAGCGAACACCCAACCGCCCCAACGCTTCCGGCGCGCTGCATGGACTCCGCGTCGCAAACGCGACGCCGGCCAACCTGGCCAGGGCCGCGGTGGAGGGGCTGCTGTGCGCGCTGGCCGACGGCCTCGCTCATCTAACCGCGCACGGCGTGGTCCCGCGCCGCATCCTGCTGATCGGCGGTGGCGCCCAGTCGCGGGCCCTGCGCGAAATCGCCCCGGCGGTGTTCGGCGTACCGGTGCTGGCGCCGACCCCCGCGCAGTACGTCGCCTTGGGCGCGGCGCGGCAGGCGGCGTGGGCGCTCAGCGGGGCGCCGCGACCGCCGGGGTGGAAGCCGCCCCGCACGGAGGAATACACCGCCGACCCGACGCCCGAGGTGCTGGGACGCTATGCGCGGGTGCGGGACTTGACCGAAGGGGCCTAG
- a CDS encoding mannitol dehydrogenase family protein, producing MELNARNLSALSIPVPAYDRSRMGVGIVHFGVGGFHRSHQAMYIDRLLNDGLARDWGICGVGVLPGDRRMRDVLRAQDHLYTLILEHPDGSRQPRVIGSIVDYRYAPDDPEAVIELLASPGTRIVSLTITEGGYHPPLSDVFPLVAEGLNRRRERGLPSPTIVSCDNIVENGSAARRAFTSCAERLNPELAHWMREHTKFPNSMVDRITPATPPAAIERLDAEFGVRDAWPVVAEPFAMWVLQDDFADGRPPLDKAGVRLVDDVSPYEAMKLRLLNAGHQGLCYFGYLAGYRLVHEAAQDPLIAEFLTRYLECEAMPTLARVPGLTDFKEGLIPRFANAYVRDTVARLCADSSDRIPKWLLPVVADNLRRGGPVRLSAAIVASWARYAEGVDEEGRPIDVVDRLADALVPIARSQRDHPAAFLANRAVFGDLVDQPRFLSAYLWALDSLHRRGARATLRDLVEAGE from the coding sequence ATGGAGCTGAACGCGCGCAACCTGAGCGCACTCAGCATTCCCGTCCCGGCCTACGATCGCAGCCGAATGGGCGTCGGCATAGTGCATTTCGGCGTTGGCGGCTTTCACCGCTCCCATCAGGCCATGTACATCGACAGGCTGCTCAACGACGGGCTGGCCCGGGACTGGGGGATCTGCGGTGTCGGCGTGCTGCCGGGCGACCGGCGCATGCGCGACGTGCTGCGCGCCCAGGACCACTTGTACACGCTGATCCTCGAACACCCCGACGGCAGCCGGCAGCCGCGCGTCATCGGCTCCATCGTCGACTACCGGTATGCGCCCGACGATCCCGAGGCGGTCATCGAACTCCTCGCCAGCCCGGGCACCCGGATCGTCTCGCTCACCATCACCGAAGGCGGCTACCACCCGCCGCTGAGCGACGTGTTCCCCCTGGTGGCCGAGGGCCTGAACCGGCGCCGGGAGCGCGGCCTCCCCTCCCCCACGATCGTGTCGTGCGACAACATCGTCGAGAACGGCAGCGCGGCGCGGCGCGCGTTCACGTCGTGCGCCGAACGGCTCAATCCCGAACTCGCACACTGGATGCGCGAGCACACCAAGTTCCCCAACTCGATGGTCGACCGGATCACCCCGGCAACCCCTCCGGCCGCGATTGAGCGGCTCGACGCCGAATTCGGTGTGCGGGACGCGTGGCCGGTGGTCGCCGAGCCGTTCGCCATGTGGGTGCTGCAGGACGACTTCGCCGACGGCCGCCCGCCGCTGGATAAGGCGGGCGTCCGGCTCGTCGACGACGTGTCGCCTTACGAGGCGATGAAGCTGAGGCTGCTCAACGCCGGCCACCAGGGCCTGTGTTACTTCGGCTACCTGGCCGGGTATCGGCTGGTGCACGAAGCCGCCCAGGATCCGTTGATCGCCGAATTCCTAACCCGCTACCTGGAATGCGAGGCGATGCCGACCCTCGCGCGGGTCCCGGGGCTGACCGACTTCAAAGAAGGACTCATCCCCCGCTTCGCCAACGCCTACGTGCGCGACACGGTGGCCCGGCTGTGCGCCGACTCGTCCGATCGCATCCCGAAGTGGCTGCTGCCGGTGGTCGCCGACAACCTGCGACGCGGCGGACCGGTACGGCTGTCCGCGGCGATCGTCGCGAGCTGGGCTCGCTACGCCGAGGGCGTCGACGAAGAGGGCCGGCCTATCGACGTGGTGGACCGGCTCGCCGACGCGCTCGTGCCGATCGCCCGCTCCCAGCGCGACCACCCGGCCGCGTTCCTGGCCAACCGCGCGGTGTTCGGTGACCTCGTCGACCAGCCGCGCTTCCTCAGCGCGTACCTGTGGGCGTTGGACTCGCTGCACCGCCGCGGTGCGCGCGCCACGCTGCGCGACCTCGTCGAGGCCGGCGAATGA
- a CDS encoding DUF732 domain-containing protein, translated as MTTRRLCGRFVSAALATAPLLVAGVMWAVPAQADATTFVNDLHKNGIYAVTGGDAALVQMGLNVCQQLSWGAPPSQLQALALQRSDSRQGARGLTPEQADHVVIAALRDLCPNA; from the coding sequence ATGACCACACGACGGCTCTGCGGCCGATTTGTGAGCGCAGCGCTGGCGACAGCCCCACTCCTGGTTGCGGGGGTGATGTGGGCCGTCCCGGCGCAGGCCGACGCGACCACCTTCGTCAACGACTTGCACAAAAACGGGATCTACGCGGTGACCGGCGGAGACGCGGCGCTGGTGCAGATGGGCTTGAACGTCTGCCAGCAGCTGTCGTGGGGCGCTCCCCCGTCGCAGCTCCAAGCCCTGGCGCTGCAGCGGTCCGACAGCCGGCAGGGCGCCAGAGGGCTCACCCCCGAGCAGGCCGACCACGTCGTCATCGCCGCCCTGCGGGATCTCTGCCCGAACGCTTGA
- the istA gene encoding IS21 family transposase — translation MKSDGELMEILNAYDLTGSYRAAAELCGCSHHTVKKAVEDRNAGLPPATRRARMIDDWRDLLEGWVADSKGKIRGDKAHDKLVALGYTGTDRTTRRALAEVKAQWRLGNTRVHRPWITEPGLWLQYDFADGPLVAGRKIVLLVAWLAWSRYRVVIALRDRTAPSVFAGLDRIFRIVGGAPTYLLTDNEKTVTTGHIAGVPVRNRVAVTFGRYYGISVLTCEPADPACKGGVENAVKLAKADIVPTETNLLGHYDSFADVEAACAEFVAEINARVHRATGRRPIEMLTAERPALHAIPDLPHTAALGVTRRVPDNAPMVTFEHCQYSLPATLLGQTVWIRHHDGTDEVVICALDDGGPIEVARHPRATPGSPAIDDAHFPGHRDKVPGDYRVRARTASEQTFLALGPGAAVWLKEAAAVGTERILQKMAHAVELSALAGRADVDWALGHAAVHGRFATGDLDSILAAKGLDPTRRGAGEDISLAQGTAGWNLFGRTIIDVTEAADQP, via the coding sequence TTGAAGTCTGATGGAGAACTCATGGAAATACTCAATGCCTACGACCTGACCGGGTCCTACCGCGCTGCGGCCGAGTTGTGCGGGTGCTCGCATCACACCGTGAAGAAAGCGGTCGAGGACCGCAACGCTGGCCTGCCGCCGGCCACGCGGCGGGCCCGGATGATCGATGATTGGCGCGACCTGCTCGAGGGCTGGGTCGCCGATTCGAAAGGCAAGATTCGCGGCGACAAAGCCCACGACAAGCTGGTGGCGTTGGGATACACCGGCACCGACCGCACCACTCGCCGGGCGCTGGCGGAGGTCAAAGCGCAGTGGCGGCTGGGCAATACACGCGTGCATCGGCCCTGGATCACCGAGCCCGGACTGTGGCTGCAGTACGACTTCGCCGACGGCCCTTTGGTGGCCGGCCGCAAAATCGTGCTGTTGGTGGCGTGGCTGGCGTGGAGCCGCTACCGAGTGGTCATCGCGTTGCGGGACCGCACCGCACCCAGTGTCTTCGCCGGCCTGGACCGCATCTTCCGCATCGTCGGCGGTGCCCCGACCTACCTGCTCACCGACAACGAGAAGACCGTCACCACCGGACACATCGCCGGAGTCCCGGTCCGTAACCGCGTCGCAGTCACCTTTGGCCGCTATTACGGCATCTCGGTGCTGACCTGTGAACCCGCCGACCCGGCTTGCAAAGGTGGCGTGGAGAACGCGGTCAAACTCGCCAAAGCCGACATTGTGCCCACCGAGACGAACCTGCTGGGTCACTACGACAGTTTCGCCGACGTGGAGGCCGCCTGCGCGGAGTTTGTCGCTGAGATCAACGCCCGGGTGCACCGCGCCACGGGCCGACGTCCGATCGAGATGCTCACCGCAGAACGCCCCGCCCTGCATGCGATACCCGACCTGCCCCACACCGCCGCGTTGGGAGTGACACGGCGGGTTCCCGACAACGCCCCGATGGTCACCTTCGAGCATTGCCAATACTCGCTACCGGCAACACTATTGGGGCAGACGGTGTGGATCAGGCATCACGACGGCACCGACGAAGTGGTGATCTGCGCCCTCGATGACGGCGGCCCCATCGAGGTGGCTCGGCACCCCCGTGCCACCCCAGGCAGCCCGGCCATCGACGACGCCCATTTCCCCGGCCACCGCGACAAAGTGCCTGGGGACTACCGCGTCCGTGCCCGCACCGCCAGTGAACAGACCTTCCTGGCGTTGGGCCCCGGTGCGGCGGTGTGGCTCAAAGAAGCCGCCGCCGTCGGCACCGAACGCATCCTGCAGAAAATGGCCCACGCCGTCGAACTGTCCGCGCTGGCCGGCCGCGCCGATGTCGACTGGGCGCTCGGTCATGCCGCCGTGCACGGCCGGTTCGCCACCGGCGATCTGGACTCCATCCTGGCGGCCAAAGGTCTGGACCCGACTCGTCGTGGCGCCGGTGAGGACATCTCTCTGGCTCAAGGCACGGCCGGGTGGAACCTGTTCGGCCGCACCATCATCGACGTGACTGAGGCAGCAGACCAGCCATGA
- a CDS encoding GAP family protein has product MLTKLIALAAVIALSPITVIPAVLVLHAPRARPTSLAFLVGWVLGLAALTAVFVSSSGLLGGLHKAPPTWASWVRVALGSALLALAAYHWLTRHRHGAMPRWMRSFSTLSPRRAGVTGAVLVVLRPEVLILCAAAGLAVGGSSLSAAGQLVAAAVFVVVAASTAAVPILAYAGAGDRLDDALERLKAWMEQNHAMLLAIILVLIGLMVLYNGIHAL; this is encoded by the coding sequence GTGCTGACCAAGCTCATCGCATTGGCGGCCGTCATCGCCCTCTCGCCGATCACGGTCATTCCCGCGGTGCTGGTCCTGCACGCGCCGCGGGCGCGCCCGACCAGCCTCGCCTTCCTCGTCGGCTGGGTGCTGGGTCTGGCCGCCCTCACCGCGGTGTTCGTCAGCTCCTCCGGCCTGCTCGGCGGCCTGCACAAGGCGCCACCGACGTGGGCGTCCTGGGTGCGCGTGGCGCTGGGGTCGGCGCTGCTCGCGCTGGCCGCCTACCACTGGCTGACGCGCCATCGGCACGGTGCCATGCCGCGCTGGATGCGCTCGTTCTCGACGCTGAGCCCACGGCGCGCGGGCGTGACCGGGGCGGTGCTGGTGGTGCTGCGACCCGAGGTGCTGATCCTGTGCGCGGCGGCCGGTTTGGCCGTCGGCGGCAGCAGCCTCAGCGCCGCCGGCCAGCTGGTGGCCGCCGCGGTGTTCGTCGTCGTCGCCGCGTCGACGGCCGCCGTCCCGATATTGGCGTACGCCGGCGCCGGTGACCGCCTCGACGACGCGCTGGAACGGCTCAAGGCGTGGATGGAGCAAAACCACGCCATGCTGCTCGCGATCATCCTGGTCCTGATCGGTTTGATGGTGCTCTACAACGGGATTCACGCCCTGTAG
- a CDS encoding ATP-binding protein, whose protein sequence is MNTTTTATQLPAEVETLMRALRLPHARAIAADVLATARAQRWDPTEVIKALLTEEVAGRARSMLAARRKAAGFPTGKTFDAWDPGASSIPLPTQQALQTLEWVGRRENLVVCGPAGTGKTFFLEALGQKVIEAGMPVAWFTLEQIGVLVRAHRADDSLGKAVAKIVRAELVVIDDVGLLPVGADAAEGLYRIVEAAYERKSVAISSNLHPSGFDELMPKTLATATVDRLLHHAHLCQTSGDSVRLAQALHGKGVKPLS, encoded by the coding sequence ATGAACACCACCACGACCGCCACGCAGTTGCCCGCCGAGGTCGAGACGTTGATGCGGGCCCTGCGGTTGCCGCACGCACGCGCGATCGCCGCCGACGTGCTGGCCACCGCCCGCGCTCAACGCTGGGACCCCACCGAGGTCATCAAAGCGCTGCTGACCGAGGAAGTCGCCGGCCGCGCCCGTTCTATGTTGGCCGCCCGCCGCAAAGCCGCCGGATTCCCGACTGGGAAAACCTTCGACGCCTGGGACCCGGGCGCCTCGTCGATCCCGCTGCCCACCCAACAAGCGCTACAGACCCTCGAATGGGTGGGGCGCCGCGAGAATCTGGTCGTCTGCGGGCCGGCCGGCACCGGCAAGACATTCTTCCTCGAAGCGTTGGGGCAGAAAGTCATCGAGGCCGGGATGCCGGTGGCGTGGTTCACCCTCGAGCAGATCGGGGTGCTCGTGCGCGCCCACCGTGCCGATGACTCTCTGGGAAAGGCGGTGGCCAAGATCGTGCGCGCCGAGCTCGTCGTCATCGATGACGTGGGGCTCTTGCCGGTCGGTGCCGATGCCGCCGAAGGGCTCTACCGCATCGTCGAAGCAGCCTACGAACGCAAGTCCGTGGCGATCTCCTCGAACCTGCACCCCAGTGGGTTCGACGAGCTGATGCCCAAGACGCTGGCCACCGCCACCGTCGACCGCCTGCTGCATCACGCACACCTATGCCAGACCAGCGGAGACTCCGTGCGCCTGGCCCAAGCCCTGCACGGGAAAGGAGTCAAACCCTTGAGCTGA
- a CDS encoding DUF732 domain-containing protein: protein MGAALAGGPLLAAGVVWASPARADGTAFLNDLHNAGIHAVNGGDDALLQMGADLCQQLSWGASPQQLEALAVERSDADQGSGGINGRQAADVVIFALRDLCPNA from the coding sequence ATGGGCGCAGCCCTCGCAGGGGGCCCACTTCTGGCCGCGGGGGTCGTCTGGGCCAGCCCGGCCCGGGCCGACGGGACTGCCTTCCTCAACGACCTGCACAACGCCGGCATCCACGCCGTCAACGGCGGCGACGACGCGCTGTTGCAGATGGGCGCGGACCTGTGCCAACAGCTTTCCTGGGGCGCCTCCCCGCAACAGCTGGAGGCCCTGGCGGTCGAGCGCTCGGACGCCGACCAGGGCAGCGGCGGAATCAACGGCCGGCAGGCCGCGGACGTCGTGATCTTTGCCTTGCGCGATCTGTGCCCTAACGCCTAG
- a CDS encoding winged helix-turn-helix domain-containing protein — MTVEVPSYSDLLWPTLQAAIALGGSASIAELNAAVVEREQLTPEQQSVLLSGGPQTVIQNRLAWARTYLKGMGLFANSTRGVWSVTPEGQAATQDDLEPLRAAFAAERKSGRKRSKKKGGGEQSDVGNEIDQVEAEAEEKWKDELLSTLLEVPSFACQWTAESARRRT, encoded by the coding sequence GTGACTGTCGAGGTTCCGTCGTACTCTGACCTGCTTTGGCCGACCCTCCAAGCTGCGATCGCACTCGGCGGCTCCGCCTCAATCGCCGAGCTGAACGCCGCCGTTGTTGAACGAGAGCAGCTCACGCCCGAGCAGCAGAGCGTCCTACTAAGCGGCGGGCCGCAGACGGTAATCCAAAACAGGCTGGCGTGGGCGCGGACCTACCTCAAGGGAATGGGCCTCTTCGCCAACAGCACGCGGGGTGTCTGGTCAGTGACTCCCGAGGGACAGGCTGCAACACAGGATGACCTTGAGCCGTTGCGCGCCGCGTTCGCAGCAGAACGAAAGAGTGGAAGAAAGAGGAGCAAGAAGAAGGGCGGCGGAGAACAATCTGACGTCGGCAACGAGATCGACCAGGTCGAGGCCGAAGCCGAGGAGAAGTGGAAGGACGAATTGCTGAGCACGCTCCTCGAGGTGCCGTCATTCGCCTGTCAATGGACAGCTGAAAGTGCCCGTCGGCGGACATGA